One genomic segment of Paraburkholderia phymatum STM815 includes these proteins:
- a CDS encoding efflux RND transporter permease subunit: MNISHFCIDRPIFASVISIVITLGGALTMLALPTAQYPDITPPQITISATYPGASADVVANNVAAPIEQQVNGADNMIYMSSSSSSTGNLTINAYFQIGTNPELAQVDVQNRVNLALPQLPQSVTNQGVQVQKKSQAFMMVIAIYSPTERYDATYIANYANVYVLDALKRIPGANQSSIFGTPDYAMRIWLRPDRMAQLGITAADVQRAVANQNQQFAVGRLGQSPTGNPVEQSFAVTTTGRLTEPTQFENIIIRAQSGGAAIVRLKDIGRAELGQKDYSIRSRFQGKPATVIAVYQQPGANALDVSKQVRATLAEMKKSFPEGIDYEIAMDTTEFTRASISDVVHTFFEAVVLVVIVVFVFLQSLRATLIPVLAVPVSIVGTFMGMEALGFSINMLTLFGMVLAIGIVVDDAIVVIENVERNMTVHKLDPKTAAKQAMDEVAGPVVAIVLVLCAVFVPVAFLGGITGQMYKQFAITIAISVVISGVVALTLSPALAALLLKPGHHEKKGFFRWFDNQFARMTAGYTRAVRLVIRRFVIALLLFVGMIGLAVLMMRDIPTAFLPPEDQGYLLGAVIMPDAASLDRTGKVSDRISEYFMKQPAVGSITTVDGFSILDSQNKNNSSTFFVGFRSFEERYRSANIRTQNARAVLVDAYRTLSQIREGIVVPLNPPSIPGLGTTGGTEMWIQSKGDATIAQFAAVVNDFVARAKQRPELTGVTNTFNADSQQLLVDVDRDKAETLGVPVEDVYSAMQTMFGSLYVSQFNRSSRLWQVILQAEPSYRLKPDDLEQIFVRSKDGSMVPLKSVVTSRYVTGPDLITRFNNFPAVKITANAAPGYASGQVISALEELAASMPSDYGVAWSGEAFEAKQSGGTSGLVFVFGLIMVFLILAAQYEKWSLPFGVLMAVPFALFGALLAILLRGLNNDVYFQIGLTMLVALAAKNAILIFEFAVLNRESGKSVFDATMTAAEERLRPIVMTSLAFILGCVPLAIATGASANSRHSIGTGVIGGMLGATAIAVFFIPMFFYVLETMSEKSGKKKDKKAGNVPPSSPGPGAIAGEPDRVPPSAGGPAVGGGPSTRPSASREGE; encoded by the coding sequence ATGAACATCTCCCACTTCTGCATCGACCGCCCGATCTTCGCCTCGGTCATCTCGATCGTCATCACGCTCGGCGGCGCGCTGACCATGCTCGCGCTGCCCACCGCGCAGTACCCCGACATCACCCCGCCGCAGATCACGATCTCCGCGACCTACCCGGGCGCGAGCGCCGACGTGGTCGCCAACAACGTCGCGGCCCCCATCGAGCAGCAGGTCAACGGCGCCGACAACATGATCTACATGAGCTCGTCGAGCTCCTCCACCGGCAACCTGACCATCAACGCGTACTTCCAGATCGGCACCAACCCCGAGCTCGCGCAGGTCGACGTGCAAAACCGCGTGAACCTCGCGCTGCCGCAACTGCCGCAGTCGGTCACGAACCAGGGCGTGCAGGTGCAGAAGAAGTCGCAGGCGTTCATGATGGTGATCGCGATCTACTCGCCCACCGAGCGCTACGACGCCACCTACATCGCGAACTACGCGAACGTCTACGTGCTCGATGCATTGAAGCGCATCCCCGGCGCGAACCAGTCGAGCATCTTCGGCACGCCCGACTACGCGATGCGCATCTGGCTGCGCCCTGACCGCATGGCGCAGCTCGGCATCACGGCCGCCGACGTGCAGCGCGCGGTCGCCAACCAGAACCAGCAGTTCGCCGTCGGGCGGCTCGGACAGTCGCCAACGGGCAACCCCGTCGAGCAGTCGTTCGCCGTCACCACGACGGGGCGCCTGACCGAGCCCACGCAGTTCGAGAACATCATCATCCGCGCGCAGAGCGGCGGCGCGGCGATCGTGCGCCTGAAGGACATCGGCCGCGCCGAACTGGGCCAGAAGGATTATTCGATCCGCAGCCGCTTCCAGGGCAAGCCCGCCACCGTGATCGCCGTCTACCAGCAGCCGGGCGCCAACGCGCTCGACGTGTCCAAGCAGGTGCGCGCCACGCTCGCCGAGATGAAGAAGTCCTTCCCCGAAGGGATCGACTACGAGATCGCGATGGACACCACCGAGTTCACGCGCGCCTCGATCTCGGACGTCGTGCACACGTTCTTCGAGGCCGTCGTGCTGGTGGTGATCGTCGTGTTCGTGTTCCTGCAGAGCCTGCGCGCGACGCTGATCCCGGTGCTCGCGGTGCCCGTGTCGATCGTCGGCACCTTCATGGGCATGGAGGCGCTCGGGTTCTCGATCAACATGCTCACGCTGTTCGGCATGGTGCTCGCGATCGGCATCGTGGTCGACGATGCGATCGTCGTGATCGAGAACGTCGAGCGCAACATGACCGTGCACAAGCTCGATCCGAAGACAGCCGCCAAGCAGGCGATGGACGAGGTCGCCGGCCCGGTCGTCGCGATCGTGCTGGTGCTGTGCGCGGTGTTCGTGCCCGTGGCGTTTCTGGGCGGCATCACCGGGCAGATGTACAAGCAGTTCGCGATCACGATCGCGATCTCGGTGGTGATCTCGGGCGTCGTCGCGCTCACGCTCTCGCCCGCGCTCGCGGCGCTGCTGCTCAAGCCCGGGCATCACGAGAAGAAGGGCTTCTTCCGCTGGTTCGACAACCAGTTCGCGCGCATGACGGCGGGCTACACGCGCGCGGTGCGGCTCGTGATCCGGCGCTTCGTGATCGCGCTGCTGCTGTTCGTCGGCATGATCGGGCTCGCCGTGCTGATGATGCGCGACATTCCGACGGCCTTCCTGCCGCCCGAGGATCAGGGCTATCTGCTGGGCGCCGTGATCATGCCCGATGCCGCCTCGCTCGACCGCACGGGCAAGGTGTCGGACCGCATCTCCGAATACTTCATGAAGCAGCCGGCCGTGGGCAGCATCACGACGGTCGACGGCTTCAGCATTCTCGACAGCCAGAACAAGAACAATTCGTCGACCTTCTTCGTCGGCTTCAGGAGTTTCGAGGAGCGCTACAGGTCGGCCAACATCCGCACGCAGAATGCGCGCGCGGTGCTGGTCGATGCGTACCGGACGCTGTCGCAGATCCGCGAGGGCATCGTCGTGCCGCTCAATCCGCCGTCCATTCCGGGCCTCGGCACCACGGGCGGCACCGAGATGTGGATCCAGAGCAAGGGCGATGCGACCATCGCGCAGTTCGCCGCCGTCGTGAACGACTTCGTCGCGCGTGCGAAGCAGCGCCCGGAACTCACGGGCGTGACCAACACCTTCAACGCGGACTCGCAGCAGCTGCTGGTCGACGTGGACCGCGACAAGGCCGAGACGCTCGGTGTGCCCGTCGAGGACGTCTACAGCGCGATGCAGACGATGTTCGGCTCGCTCTATGTGTCGCAGTTCAACCGCTCGAGCCGTCTGTGGCAGGTGATCCTGCAGGCCGAGCCGTCGTACCGCCTCAAGCCCGACGATCTCGAGCAGATCTTCGTGCGCAGCAAGGACGGCAGCATGGTGCCGCTCAAGTCGGTGGTGACCTCGCGCTATGTGACGGGGCCGGACCTGATCACGCGCTTCAACAACTTCCCGGCCGTGAAGATCACGGCCAACGCGGCGCCCGGCTACGCGTCGGGCCAGGTGATCAGCGCGCTCGAGGAGCTGGCCGCGTCGATGCCCTCGGACTACGGCGTCGCGTGGAGCGGCGAGGCGTTCGAGGCGAAGCAGTCGGGCGGCACCTCGGGGCTCGTGTTCGTGTTCGGGCTGATCATGGTGTTCCTCATCCTGGCCGCGCAGTACGAGAAGTGGAGCCTGCCGTTCGGCGTGCTGATGGCGGTGCCGTTCGCGCTGTTCGGGGCGCTGCTCGCGATCCTGCTGCGCGGGCTGAACAACGACGTGTACTTCCAGATCGGTCTGACGATGCTGGTCGCGCTCGCGGCGAAGAACGCCATTCTCATCTTCGAATTCGCGGTGCTCAACCGGGAGTCGGGCAAGTCGGTGTTCGACGCGACGATGACGGCGGCCGAGGAGCGGCTGCGGCCGATCGTGATGACGTCGCTGGCGTTCATTCTGGGCTGCGTGCCGCTGGCGATCGCGACGGGCGCGTCGGCCAACAGCCGGCATTCGATCGGCACGGGCGTGATCGGCGGGATGCTGGGGGCGACGGCCATCGCCGTGTTCTTCATTCCGATGTTCTTCTATGTGCTGGAGACGATGTCGGAGAAAAGCGGCAAGAAGAAGGACAAGAAGGCAGGGAACGTGCCGCCTTCCTCGCCGGGGCCGGGGGCGATAGCGGGCGAGCCGGACAGGGTG